AGAAAATattctaatttaaaaagaaTGATTTCTTGGCAGTGTTCCCCGTTTATGCTAAAATCAATCTTCAAAAAGATAACAAGTTCCAACTCTCTCACAACCCACAAAATCCACTTTATCACAACATGGTtacaaaaataagtaaaataaaataaatattgaacaaGTAATGCTTCTGAATTCAGATTGGGCACATGTTTCTATGGTTCCTATCTCTAATTTCCCTGCATAATTAGTAAGTTTACTTCCAAAACCTACATGAAGCAAAAATCAATAGAAATCAACCAATACACCCTGCCACAGGCTGAGCATTGATGGGATACACAAACAAGTACTGAGCCAAGAATGATGAATCTGTGCAGCTTGACAAAGCTAAATGTTACATTGCTGAGCTCGTTTGAAAGAaccatttaaaaattaaataatggAAGAAAGAGTAAACTCTTTGATGCaagatataaaaaatgtatggcATCAATTAGTCAGAGATGACATTGGCACAAAAACTGTGCCTGtgagtacattttatttataaacgttttaatttattaatataTTAACCAACAAACTGTTGGTCAATGCCATGAAACAGTTAAGTACTTGCCGTTTTATATTCGGCACCATCAGGTAAGATGGGTCTGGAGGTCTCCCCTAAACTTTTTAAGTACCAACATTTTCTATCCTGCATTCCCCATCAATTTTTCTTTTGCACCACTTTGTGCCTTTTCTGCACCATTTTAAAACTATGTTTGTGTCCGTAAATGTATTGTTAGTGTTCATCaggcacatttttaaacaatgacaTAGGCCTTCATTTCAAAACTACAAACATGtggactttgtgtgtttgtgtgtctgcacttGAACAATTCTTACCTGTAGTGTCCACGAACAACTCCGTCTGGGTTAAGCATGGGAATGAgcttgaacacaaacatgtttcgAAGCACATGAGCACGAGGGTCATCTCTTCTTAGGATAAAGTGAAGAAAACCGTTAAAAACAAAGGAGGAGGGAGTCTCCCCAGGGTGCACGCGACTGCTGAGGAAAaacacctgcaaacacacacagacacaaaaggaCAAGGATGAGCTTCTCAAATGTTGTATCATTCAAAGGTTCAACTCTACCTCAGCCTAAAGCCTAGTCATTTTCAAAAGCCATGAAGGGTGAATATTgattctgtatttttaaatgactgattGATACCCTTTTGCCAGGGAAGCGGTGTGGTCTTGGAGTGTTGGTGTCAGGAAACAGCTTAGGCAGACGTggttctctctcctcctgcatgCCGCTACAGTTGGTCACAGTGAGCAGGTCCACCCTGTTGCCATCCAGAGATTCGCACAGCAACTCCCTATGGTAATACACGGTACCAGGTGCACTGACAGGGAGAGCAGTTGAGGGTGGAGATTGGTgggtgtgaaaaataaaaaaaaattgataaatTAGAGGAAGCAGGGGAAAAACAGCAGATGATGGTAATTGAGCAAATAGCTCTAAGAAAGAAATGTCTTGTCCCTGAGTTGTGTTTTACCTGCTCGGGCTGAGTTGAGCAGCATTTGGGTAGCTCTTATCGAACTGCTGTAGCATCTCCTGACACTCAGTGTAAGAGAACGGGAAGCAGAAGGAAAAGAAGGTGGTGGCTCCTCGCACCTCTGACAGCCGGTGAGTAAATGAGAGGATAAACTGGTTATCTACAATCTGGAAATTGAAAGGAGGGAGACATGTTTTTAGAGTGATATTTATAGCTGTCAGCAAGCCAGACACACAGCATACTGCTCTGCTGGCTCCTGATGCCCACATCCTCTTTCTGACAGCCTCTGAGTATTTGTATTTACCTCCGTTGATGGTCTGTCACGGACCCTTTCCCATCGGTTCTTGCCAGGTAAAGTGCGTACAAGAGGAGCCATGCCCTGGCTGTAGAGCTTCCTCTGGTTGTTCATGTTCATCACATTGATCTTGAGTAGCTTCCCTGGTGCTGCACCCCGCACACTGAAGTAAAACCATGATCTGAAAGGCAGAAACACGATTTAGGATTTTAGAATTGTGTAAAGTTTTCCAAAAATCAACACAGaagttgataaaaaaataaatgttctgttACCTGTTACCATTTTCATGTTCTGTGCCGGCGCAGTCTGGCTGCGTCCAAACGTTGAACTCATAGTCAGGGGTAATGTTTGACCCTGAGGGCGCACTCCCACCCTGAGCTACATCGCCAGAGGGGCTGGAGCTGCCCTTCTCCACCTTCTCCACACGGGCCAGGTTTCCTGAGTCAAACTTGGAGCTGAACACAATATTACCAAAGCGGGACTCCATTGTTTTGTCCTTCCGTTTTTCTTTTGTGACACTCTAGTCGGTGATGTGGCCCACACAGCCTGTCAtgacaaataaaacataacTGAGCTAACACTTCTTGTTAAATAaagtgagacaaaaaaacaaacatgcggttcaaacaaaccaaaacagccCTCATTCTCACACTATTCAGTTTAGTCATACAATGACAAAGCAGCACAGCTACAGAATTCTGCTACTTGAAAAGTCAAATAAGCTTGTCACCGAAAAATTAACAAGCCTATTACAGCAATGTCCTCATTCCCAACTAAATACCATACTTCACCTGATCCAACAAGATCAGATGACAGAACCAACCATACTGCAATAAGCCAtgcaataagagatgtagaaaattagagacaagaaaacatatttatattttcatgtcattgtacagtgttccccttcgttatttttttgtattatatctttgctttaatacagtgtatagcttctgtatgtattttttttttcttataatgctagtctattttatatataattttaacttttttttgttgaagctgactcagggagaaacgcacaagaaatccaatgtacctgtactgtcatGTAACTGTGCAAATGACAATAAATTCTGTAGTATTTGTAAACAAGAACCACAGTAGGCCTACTGGAGTGCAGAAAGAGCACACTGCATGGATGATGTTTTGGTAGCCTATCACTGGTAAAGACTAATTTCAGGAAAACTCATGTATGAACAGTCATAAAGCAAAGTAGATATTTGTCATTGCATCGAAgcaatgtctttgttttagaTGTCTAGCTAGATCGTTATTAAATATAACAATTAATATGACGGCTTACTTCTAACAGTGAAAGCATCTGAAAACCACATTGTAAGAGAccgtaaaatgtaaaatgtaaaatgagtgAAATCACTTGTGTATAGTTAGTTAGGATGTGCTTTAGCATGGTACCTTCTGACTCAGGGATGgacaactttggtcacagcaagggccacattcaattcattctcactgccagagggccaaattgtagaatacaaaaacgattacagtcaattatgtctcaaattcaACTcgacatataccagtgatctaATGTtattatgaaaatatttctgattttcatgatttcatggcagattttgtcatgttttcttcatgtttccaattagttgatatgtaaaaaattgacctgagggccacgttgagggttgatggcgGCCGCATGTGGTCCCCGGGCCGCcggttgcccacccctgatttGACTGACCTCCTTGGATACAAGTCAACACATAACAGCGACAACCTGAGGCCGTTAAAGCAAATACAACCCACAGACGAACCAAATTAAACATTAATGTTACACCCATTGTTTTCTAGATTACTGTACTCATTGTGTCACTGGTGCTCATTGATGGTTTCTCTGGTTCTTCACTGATAAAAACCAGTCTGCGCCTCCACATAAAATAATGGCTGCTGCTGTATCAAAGTAACAGAGCAATAATAACAACAGCTGACCGAGATATCCAGCACAGTGAAGGGGGAGTGGAGTAACAGCTGGTCCATTAAACACTCTTTGAAACAACACATTTGAACAAATAATTACAGTATTGCTCGCGTTGTGGAAAACGTTGTGGTGTTAATGTTACACACAGCTAATAACGCTAGCATACGCTTCTGAGCTGCTGAGGCTAACTTAGCTACCTCACGAACGAGCAGCTCAATACGTCAGTCTTTTCTGCGAGCAAATATATTTAGATCATTGCATTTGTCAATTAAATACACCCGCATTCACGCTTACAGACAGACAAATTAAAAGGTCGGTTCTTACCTGGCTATTTTCGATCGATgtccatttttgttttcatcgtcCTTCTCGTCTCAATTCACTGCTCTGGGTGTTGCGTTCACGTTTCTCTGGAAATGTCGCCGTCGCTCGTCGTTACAGTAACAAGTTGTTGGAtgattaatatttacatttgtcTGGCAAATCCGTCATTGAGAAGTCTCCCTTCGTCAGACGTATTTTATATTAATTAAAATACGTTAACAATGATTTATAAAACGTAATACAAAGTTTGTACGGTAGCCTACATCTAAAGTAGGCTATGTGATTTAGGCTATTATGTTGTTCATCACAAAGACAAATTATATAATCAACAGAAATTGTAAGTGAGCGACATTAAAACGTTATTTATTTCTTGAATAAAAATATAGGCCTGCAGACCTTTTTGATTAAACAgcttattaaataataaaaaatattaaacatttgcttgttgttttttgacatGACTTTTTGTGTGCCTGGTGGAGTAACCAAAACTCAAGTCCACAGCTTCCAAAAAAAATgctattgaagaaaaaaaaatcaaatcacgAGGTTAGCCTGATACAAGATTTAATAGCCaagattttttattatttccagCATAATTTGAGAgttaaaatatgtgaaaaaatgcctgaaaaacactgaaagagaTTTCCAAAATGATACAAAGAAAGATAAAAGACTAGATCATATATAAAACAGTGCTGAGATGGCAGGAATGAGTGCCAAAAAATGATCAGAAGAAAGGGACAATCACATGACAGATATGTGACCAATTAAACAGAATATATTGAAATGATTGAGACTCAATCAGTAAAGGCTAAAGCTCTGTTTGAATGTTCAGGATGACAGAGAAGAGTCCTCTTCTCATAGGTCTACAACTTCTTCAGTTATCTTTTCAATTTATGGACATGCCAGCCACAGTCTCAAAGTAGCTCTACTTTTTGTGTGAATTGAATGAAAATAGCAACACATTGGTGACATTATTGCAGGGAGCCTACAGCGCTAGCTCATGTTGCTGTTACATTGTGAAAGCATTTAACTGGTTCCGgttgcctagtggttagtgcatctGCCCCATGTACCAGAGGCAaaagtcctccaagtgggtggcccggggttgaatccgacctgtggttcctttcctgcatgtcattccccaccctctcccttcctgttttctgactctatccactgtcctccctctcagTGAAAGGcctaaaaagccccaaaatacacattaaaaaaagaaagcactgAACTGATGTTGTCTTATCATCACTTTAAGAATGAGCCTAATGAGCACACAGTAACGTTTGTGTTTCCACTGCTTTGTCCAGTTGCCACAACATACCTCTACTGGTGTACCCTGTGAGTCCAACATTTTTCTGTAATATTTATCTCGAGGGATCATTTTTCTCgtcttttttctctcaaatTTTGGATGGccacttttcatttctttcagtTATTTTATAGACGAGACGgaagaaaaaaaggcttaatttatttaaacatcacatgaATTTTTGAAGAATATCAAAAGCTCAGAactaatgtgcactgtcccaatttcaaataaagttatagAAATAATAGTTGGCTAcccttaaaatatatatttttaaaagcttgcCAATTTGagaattgccttttttttcaacTAAAATTAGCTTGCATATTTACTTGGGACTATTTTAAAACCCAACTACCTACCCCTATGTTCTGTGTTGCTTCACCATGGCTCCTAGTTgtctctccttttttattttatgttggaCTTCAGATGGATTTAGTTTTGAATTTGCACTTTCTGAagtaaacttttgtttttgccttttcttaAATAAATTAGTTTGCTTTTTCTGCATGTGGGTCCTCCCCTTTGCTTTAAAACTTAGTGTGACAGAATGAATTGACCACAAAGGACCCATCTCATCTTATTTTGAGAATTTTCAATTTCCCTGGCCTGTGATTTGGTTTGCCCTATTCCCTGATTACCCTGGCAGGGGGAGACTTGGATTGCCATTGCTCAACACAATCTTAGGACTCTATATGTCCAAGGTCTTTTGTGGCCTTTTCAATGGACCTCGCCTTGGAGCCAGGCATCTCTACATTCTCCTCGGCTAGAGCAGCCCATGTACAAGCAAGCTTAAGCCCAACCAGCCGATGTGCCAGCCCAGGCCTCAGTTTCTGTGCCAAGTGTGCGTTTCTGTTCCGGCTGAACCCCTTCTGCCCCCTGTCCCTGCTGAGCACCTGTGCACTCCTGTTATCCAGTTTCAGAGTGGGGTGTCAACCCAGGTTCACTGTGAGTGGTCCGACCAACTCCTGGCTTTACCTGAGCGGTCCTGTCCACACCTGGTGGTACACACCTTGTAtcgatggttttattttatacagTTGTTGCATTGATTgtcaaacctgtgtgtgttttggttattACATAGTTGTTTGAGCTTTCCTTGAATGTGAATCTACAAACACATTGTCTGAGCGGTATAGAAATTGGCTTAATTTAACCTGcacaggtttctttttttatgtttcaatgACTACTTTTGGATAGTGGTAAAAAGTTGTAATGAAAACACTTCCACATTATtaccttttttaatttgatatggCAAATGTATTcccaaaatgtttcctgtttacaCATTTAGCTAAAAAcatgaagttttgttttaatgtagtgACTCTTGTCACCCAGCAAATCTAACAAATATTCACTCTCCTCGTAGCTCGGTTCCATCTCTAGAGaaaaatgtctttctctttagcCTCTTGATGATCCAGTGCTTCACTGTAGATGTCACTTGgaggtttttaattaaaaatagctgcaagctgatataaaaaaaatatgctaaTGAGACAGTGACATTAAACAGTGAAGTTGTGGGatgcaaaaccaaaacaatgagctgaagaATGCTTGAACCTACATTAAGGCTAAATCTGAGGCAAAACTGCAGAATCAcatggtatttttttctttgacgaTAAGTAACAAATTTTACATTACATCGTCTCATTTGACTATAATCTAAAAGGCTTTATTAAATGCAGACCCTGAGGAATATTTCTGTATGctattttaattttctcaaaaatatCACATATTTTCGAATAATGTTCTGGAACAATCTCTTTGTCTTGCATGTTAACTGTAGTTCACAATATCTTTTAGAATAACAAATTGCTTTTTTCTGTGATGTCCGCTCAATTAttcttcaaaaaacaaacaaaacccaaCAACATTGTCTGTGAGTCTCTGAAAATGTTGAGTTGACTGAGCACAATGATTAACTGCTTTGTGTGTTAGCTAAACCAGAGTTAACTGAAATAGCCTCTTCAGGTAGGCTAAATAACAAatgtcacatttgtttttgttttttcacatttgtatttGCTTATCCCTCATTATGTTGAGttgcacactttaaaaaaaaaaaaagatcagatgTTACAAATGAAATGGCCCACTGATTGATAATATCTAAAACATCAATCATGGAAGTAGCCTATTTGTGCTTTGAAAAAGGTTCATATTATCACTCAACTATAATATGTGCGAATTGTGTTTATGTCTGACTCCTGTaggcaaaaaaaaggaaaagttgaTCTGAAAACGCTTCTTGTTAAAGTTTGAATTTGTGTACAATGGCCTACGCGACATTAATAATAAACTGCACTACTTGTGGTTGATTTTAGAAATGAAAATCATATTCGTGCTACACGTTTTTGTGTCCACCTGACCAGTGCTAAGGGGGGGAAGTTAATGTAAACCCTGAATACTGTAAGACTCTAAATAACAAATAGAAACcataacatttatattttgaaaaaaacatctataaCAATAATATTAAACCTAGCGCATAATTTAGGGTAGCAGTGAcgtaacaccccccccccccccctccctctcttcgcATGCTGTGACGTCATATTCTGTTCCACGTAGTGACGCTATAGAGGCTACTGTGACGACTCTCGTTCCAGAACCGGACCAGTGTTTACAGAAGACTTTGACTGCTGGTCTCAGCTCTCTTTGCCCTGGTCTACTGAGAAGATAAGACGCAATTTCTGACTcgagaaaacacaaaagtacTTCATCTACCTGTTTCGCTACAATGTCTCTGTAAGTACTGTTGTAGTGTTTGTCTTGCTTTATAACATTGAAGCTTAGACCAGTTCACCTGAAAGACAGTCAACTTTGAATCTCCTGTATTCTGTCAGTTTTGCTTTTGTCAAGTTTTCTGTAAAGTTTTCTCAGTAGAGTTGATTTTTATGTGTGTAATGAGGACTGTTACATGACTTGTGCACGAACATGCAAATGTCACTTTTCAGTAAAACTATGAAGAAACAGAGCCAAACTCCACCATCAATACCAGACACATCTAACTGGTATGGGATTACTCCTCCAATCAGTGAAGCTCTGCCTGAAGAGGCTGACTTGGTCCGGACCAAAAAATTGGTTGATGTGCTTAAATCATGTGGTATATTTGAGGATGACTTGGAGCTTCAGCACAGGTATGAcacatgtcattttttaaatagtaaaaaacacatcttaaagGGGTAGTCATTTTTAAGATTGTTTCTGGGACTGGCCGTCTCTGATTTTGTGCCACTTATCTGGGTTTCTTTGCAGCAAAAAAGGGAAATATCTGAGAAATATGAATGCATTTTGACGACTAGAAGCTGAAAGGGCCATAGcatgctttgttttaaaaaatatgaccATGTTTTAAAAGTCTCTATATGTTTTAATTGCAGAGAGAACGTTGTCAAAAAACTGGAGTCCCTCTTTAAGGACTGGCtcaaagaaatgtgtgaaagcaTGGTAAGACATCCTTTTGTTTAAAAACCTATTTTGTTgtttcaatatatatatattcaataaTGTTTGTGAAAAAATTTGGTTGCATGACTTTTTAACTACTTTTGGTGATTTTAGAACTTACCGGAAGTGGTAACAGCAAAGGTTGGAGGCAAGGTCTTCCCCTTTGGCTCCTATAATTTGGGAGCTCATACAAAAGGTATGTAACAGCTTCTTTCTCACACTTTAGGAGCATACTAGAAATAATGAAATGATACTAAATTGGGAAAAGTGATGTTCTACATGCTACTCAATTTTAACAAAGCCTTTGCATTCATGTGAGCCAGGCGCTGATATTGACGCCCTCTGTGTGGGTCCTGGATTTCTGGAGAGGAAGCAATTCTTCACCTCTTTCTACGAGAAGCTGAAAGCTCAGAAGGAGGCCAAAGACCTACGGGTATACCATATAAATAATTAAGTGCATGTAAGTCAAAAGACATATCCCTATTTGTGCATCAGTTTACTgacagtattgttttttttgctttaggCTGTTGAAGAGGCATTTGTCCCAGTCATCAAACTTTCCTACGAGGGGATTGAGGTAAATGACACCCCCTACATTCTGCAGGATGCCTTAGCtaaagtttcatgaaaatgttttgagtcgctatttttgtatttgtgttatcTCTTAGATTGACTTAGTCTATGCCCGGGTGGCACAGAGGAGTGTTCCTCAAGATATAGACATCCTCAATGACAATTTTGTGAAGGGCATTGACATACATTGTGTCAGGAGTCTCAATGGTGAGTATCAGATGAAGACCCAGACACAATACTGAATCATTTTGTCTATTTGTGGTTAACCTTTTTTGCTGTGGCTATctgtgatactttttttttaatcattcttGGTTATTAGGCTACAGAGTTACAGAGGAGATCCTTAGAAACGTGCCAAACGTTTTTACTTTCCGGCTGGCTTTGAGAGCCATAAAGCTGTGGGCCAAACGTGAGTACACAGATTATTAACTTAAAGTCGTCCTAGTAATCAATAATTACAAACAATATCCAAATGTTATTTGATGTTGACCTAAGTAAATAGGTAATGATTTTAGATATCTAGAACAGCATACATACAATAAGGTTGTCAAAAGGTTCAGTACTTTCATACTTTTCAATACCATGTGTTTTAGAACAATACAATCTCTGTGATGTAATGATTGATAGTTtaataaaaagtacaaaagcATTAAAACCCCCCAAAAGATCTTCAGccatattttcattaaaagctgTAGCAAAAGAGAGATGTGAAAGTGAGCAGCTGCTGTTCATTCTAATATACAGGTCGGCACATAGTGATGTTTCTCGAATCCTTCTGgttttaaagttacatttagGTCTCTTACAAACAGACTGACAGCAGAGAAGGTGACAGTGGAAGACACACTGTCTAAATTTCACAagtacattggcaacatttcggTACCCAAACATTgctaaaagtatttctgcattttaaacAGTGTGCGGGAGTTTGCCTCCTATTTTTGGTCATTCACAAGAAATAAACCAATGTTTGGTGCTCAGGactacttctttttttgttgctgttgtattGAAATAGCTattgtttttgattgatttttacgattatcatattgaagtttaaaattctgttatcatgacaaccctaatGTACAACCTGAAATATGATGTGTTTCCACATGTTAAGTATAAAGTGACTGCACTATGTAATGTGAACTAAAAACTTACACAGTGTATTAAAACTGAACTGACTAGTGCACATCTAATACTTTTGTTCAAAGTCACACAACTCAGTTCAGTAATTAAATAAACTACACAACTGTCTTTGGAACAAAATAAGAACTTTAATCTCAATGTTCTAGTCATGATGGAGTTTATTGTTTATACtggagaaaaatgaaacaacCTTTATCCATTTTTATATATAGTTGTCCGTGTTTGAGTGTCtccattgatatcttgtttgttttgtctacAGTATATCTGCATTACTGCctaattgctttttttaaataaaaagaacaaacaatgCACAGACTTACTTTATTTTAGCTTTATATCCTGTAAGTGCACAACAAATGTGTCTTTGTAGATTCATCTTATGAAATGTTAAGAGTACCTTCATGTGTAGGTCTCCTctgaaacatgtttatatctgtAATCGAGCTTTGTCAAACCAACGTATGGATGttacatgtttgatgttttacatgcttatttcatatttgtattaattCACCCCCAACTGAACACCTCTTCttggaaaaaaagcaaagtagCAGAAAGAGGTCATGACAAAGTCAGCAGTGGGTTAAACATATCAGAGCAGCCCTTTGTTTAGATTAAGGAAACATGGTGAACTTGAgattttcaacctttttctgCTCCTCTTGTAACTCTTCAGGGCGTAACATTTACTCCAACATGCTTGGCTTCCTGGGAGGCGTCTCATGGGCCATACTGGTGGCTAGAATTAGCCAGGCCTATCCAAATGCTTCAGCATCCACCCTGGTGACCAAATTTTTCAAGGTCTACAATATGTGGTAAGTCATCCCATTTCTGGTGTCtcctttaagaagaaaaaaacattaatgtaCTAAAGGACACTCTGTAGGGTAAGGCTGGGTGACAGTTCTGCATGTAAATCTTTGGCTTAAAATGCAATggataaaagaagaatgttGTGCTTTCTGTCAGGGAGTGGCCAATCCCGATTATGCTGAAGAGAATAGTGGATCAGGGCTTTCAGCTCCCTGTGTGGAATCCAAGGGTAAGTCCTCATGATGTCAATAATTATATTGTCAAATTTACCCaaagacaacaggtgagctcAAAATATTGTCTTCATCTGCATTTCCAGGTGAATCGAGCTGACCGTGCCCACCTGATGCCCGTCATCACCCCATCATACCCACAGCAGAACTCCACCTGCAACGTGACTCGCTCCACCTTAGCTATCATACAGGAGGAGATAAAGAGAGGTATGGAGTCACTCAGATGATTTTCTCCCCCCTTTTCTCTAAGTGAAAAACACTTGGTCACAATCATAACTTCCACaaatctgattttatttgtgATTAAGCTGCCAAACTATGTCAAACTCATAACTTCTGAAATGCTACAAGAATCTTGTATACAACATACacaggcttaaaaaaagtttttattcctCTTTCACAGGACACACGATCACTGAAGAGATcctgcaaaacaaagaaaactggTCTAAACTGTTTGAAACTTCAGACTTTTTGGAGCAGTACAAGTATGTATTATTTAGTCCAATCTGGAAAATGAGTTATACATGTATGAAATACTCTCAAATTTGCACTGCTTTCTAAAATATGGACATTATAGCCTTTATTGTAAATGTTAATTCATTTGATTATGCTCCAAGAAATTGATGTCTGTTAGAAAAGATTTAGTTCAAGCTTCAGATATGAagtaattttgttttcttattgttgtacttggctgtaaaaaaaagtctgaaaaccCTGTAAAAATGTTCTGAATGAGTTTGAACAGATTGTACTTTTGTGCATGGATATCAAAGTGAATTCTGTGATTTGTTGCTTTATATAAACTGGTGGAAAACACGTTTACATGATGGTACTGATACAGTTTTGATGATAatcattgaaaatgttttctgcctTACGTGTGTTTTTGAAGGCCTCTGCTTGTTGTGTAATTAATGTGCAAAAgcaatcttttatttttgtgccattACTATCGGTGGAATGGTTTATTGTGTGACTGCCTTGAATTTGTACTT
The Labrus bergylta chromosome 15, fLabBer1.1, whole genome shotgun sequence DNA segment above includes these coding regions:
- the LOC109983670 gene encoding poly(A) polymerase type 3-like produces the protein MKKQSQTPPSIPDTSNWYGITPPISEALPEEADLVRTKKLVDVLKSCGIFEDDLELQHRENVVKKLESLFKDWLKEMCESMNLPEVVTAKVGGKVFPFGSYNLGAHTKGADIDALCVGPGFLERKQFFTSFYEKLKAQKEAKDLRAVEEAFVPVIKLSYEGIEIDLVYARVAQRSVPQDIDILNDNFVKGIDIHCVRSLNGYRVTEEILRNVPNVFTFRLALRAIKLWAKRRNIYSNMLGFLGGVSWAILVARISQAYPNASASTLVTKFFKVYNMWEWPIPIMLKRIVDQGFQLPVWNPRVNRADRAHLMPVITPSYPQQNSTCNVTRSTLAIIQEEIKRGHTITEEILQNKENWSKLFETSDFLEQYKHYVMLELTSATKEQHLEWVGLLESKIRHLVGNLERNELVSLAHVNLQSFPGPQNSDGQSSTFWLIGLVFDMDVYLYKKVDLSVELQSFKTHVCSLAESYEMSDNGVTISAKYILRENQSWTIPDESKRVFKKAKPGVSSQISAPYRTGQTATTGCPQPLKPAKKTKAGKEPVSVTSSPCVLPSVVPQGIKRPLCHQPDTSSKKLKVDEQSQSTCSESSPGVMHKEAINAHEANPGPSQSTKRPRTSEPESPSKKYKPNLMVPDNDLSDLPPSLSRPIAVAKRSIKFKLVSGRT